The Candidatus Hydrogenedens sp. genome includes a window with the following:
- a CDS encoding MFS transporter, with the protein MSILVSTHKEDLENIDNNYIDKNKNFFVIDATLAQGMTSLSTGAFLSAFALYLGASYVVVGLLNALIPLAQILQIPATFLVEKYPKRKFIALFALTLSRIAILLCGLIPLFFIKSHVLPIFFVLYIIYVSFANIGGCAFSTWFRDFFNPDTFYQVLTQRFIFATLLGAIASFVGALGLEYIKNNYSQYMLFGYSGVFILAGILGLGSSIAIHNIRDLLKHINEQTHSSLQHNSFWKPFQESLENVNFRKTMLFCIIWNSIFNFSCPFLPVFLMKRIGYSLLIIICLTVLNQFANVISFSFWKKFSIRYGNRSLLYLCIPVFFAAVISWFISAELKNDIVQWYLILFLHIISGICVAGINLCLTNLIFSTTPRGKATAPLALNSSLNGLVAGIAPILAGYVAEYGTLFQISSNTYLHFLRAPLQLFFAPTIQVTGLDMVMIISGIIGICSVIAIHFLIPTHISSLSPYSSSQE; encoded by the coding sequence ATGAGCATACTTGTTTCTACACATAAAGAAGACTTAGAAAATATCGATAACAATTATATTGATAAAAATAAAAATTTTTTTGTTATTGACGCAACATTAGCGCAAGGAATGACAAGCCTTAGCACAGGCGCCTTTCTTAGTGCTTTCGCTTTATATCTTGGTGCAAGCTATGTTGTGGTTGGTCTTTTAAATGCACTAATTCCTCTGGCTCAAATCTTGCAAATACCAGCAACATTTTTAGTTGAAAAATATCCTAAAAGAAAATTTATTGCCCTATTTGCTCTAACTTTAAGTCGTATAGCAATACTACTCTGTGGACTTATTCCACTTTTCTTTATCAAAAGTCATGTTCTCCCTATATTTTTTGTTTTGTATATTATCTATGTATCATTTGCCAATATAGGTGGTTGTGCTTTCAGCACATGGTTTCGCGATTTTTTCAATCCAGATACTTTCTATCAGGTATTAACTCAAAGATTCATATTTGCCACCTTATTAGGAGCCATTGCAAGTTTTGTTGGAGCATTGGGTTTAGAATATATAAAAAATAATTATTCACAATATATGCTTTTTGGTTATTCTGGGGTATTTATCCTTGCTGGAATTTTAGGATTAGGCTCATCAATAGCCATACACAATATTCGCGATTTATTGAAACATATTAATGAACAAACACACTCTTCACTCCAGCACAATTCCTTCTGGAAGCCCTTTCAGGAATCCTTAGAAAATGTTAACTTCCGTAAAACAATGCTATTCTGTATCATCTGGAACTCTATCTTTAATTTTTCCTGTCCCTTTTTACCAGTCTTTCTGATGAAACGAATTGGTTATTCGTTATTAATCATTATTTGTTTAACCGTTTTGAACCAATTTGCTAATGTTATATCCTTTTCTTTCTGGAAAAAATTCTCTATTCGATACGGGAATCGCTCTTTGCTATATTTATGCATACCTGTTTTCTTTGCCGCTGTTATTTCGTGGTTCATATCCGCAGAACTAAAAAATGATATTGTCCAATGGTACTTAATATTATTCCTACATATCATTTCAGGTATTTGCGTAGCAGGAATTAACCTATGTCTCACAAACCTTATTTTTTCCACAACCCCTCGCGGTAAAGCCACAGCACCATTAGCATTAAACAGTTCCCTGAATGGCTTGGTTGCAGGAATAGCACCCATTTTAGCCGGTTATGTTGCAGAATACGGAACCCTATTTCAGATTTCGTCAAATACTTATTTACATTTTCTACGGGCACCCTTACAACTCTTTTTCGCTCCGACTATACAGGTTACAGGTCTGGACATGGTAATGATTATCTCCGGCATCATAGGAATTTGCTCTGTAATAGCCATACATTTCCTAATCCCTACCCATATTTCATCCTTATCTCCTTATTCGTCTTCACAAGAGTAA